The sequence ATCCAGATAATATTGTGCCTGTACAAGCAGCTCTTCAAATTAATGTTGTCATGATTTCCTATGATAACTTGTGTAATTGAGTAGCCTGTGACCTGTCTTCTACAAATACGCATCTGCACAAGTGTTCTGGTTGCTATTGGTTCATATTCAATTGATTTTGCCTCAGAGATACCTTATAATCATATGGTTAACCAGGAAGGACAGGGAGTTTGCGCTCTGTTTGACATTTCAATTTTCCTCTTCTTGCGTCTTTAACTTTCATGTGCAGCTATGCCACTAAAAACTCTTCATACCATCGTCTaatgccatatatatatatatatatatattttgttttgacaCAGTGGTAGAGTATTTTGGGTTAAATGGAATCACTGCAGTCATGAGCGCACTTATCTTTGCTATTGGCTCCTACTTGGTAAGTGGACAGTCTagtctttattttgtttttttggaaaTTACTTTCATATGCTTGCAGAACAGAAGTTTGGCCTATATCTTCTTTCAACTAGTTCTCTGCACAAGATCTTAATTATTTATAACTGTTGTAACCATATATTGATCTGTCCTTTCCGTTTGTCTGTGCAGTCATGGCTACGGGTTTCTCAACAACTCCACACGATCAGCCAAGTAGCCGTGGGTGCTGCACTAGGATTCTCTTTCTCTGTTTTCTGGTTTTGGTTATGGGATGCAATAGTCCTGAAAGTATATTTATCCAACTTGTGGGTTCAGCTTATTATCGTTCTTGGCACTGCCACCATTTGTGTCTGCTTTCTCCTATATGTGTTTCGATACTGGGTTCTTGAGCAAAACTGATTCTTTATATAGTGAAAAGTGTTTTGACAGACATATTGTCATTTGCTCATCATATGACCACTTCACCAAACAAAACCCAATATTCAATCGTGTAACACCCCATAGCATTCTTGAATTAATAACTAGTTTGGTGGCATGTTTAAGTAGctatttatctaaaaattttctTAGTGTTGAAAtgacttagccttattttaagcTCTTAAACTTTAATGATTCTAGATCGGTGGTTTTGACCTTGAGACGTAGGTTTTTAaggttgattcatgttcaagagTGTAAAGGGGTTGTTCCGGGAAAGTTTCGGATTTTTCGGATCACGTTTGGGATGTGTTTGGGTGGTTGAGACAGTGGCTCAACGCGATCTCAATGCGCCGCGTCGGTAATCGCGTTGGCCGAACTAGTGTCTCGACGCGATCTCGACGCATCATGTCAATGATCGCGGCGGGTGCCCAGTTCCCGATCCTTTTAATTTCTGACTTTGGGAGGGCATTCCAGTCTTTTCCTCTCATCATATCTCGgccataacacgagattaaaaTGTCTTTAGGGCATATTATGCCCAAAAACACTCAAAACTCTTCAACACAAAAACCCTAACACCTTTCCCATAGATCAAGAATTTCTTCTACGTCAAGATTCTGCAAGAGAAGAGCCAAGACTGGGGTTCCACTCTTCGAAACAATTtatataaggtatgtgggagtatTCTAAAAAACTTTGGCAtgagtttaaatgttttatcaagattaaagatccccaatcATGATTTATAGTGAAATAGTTGATATTATTTTCGAAAATTATGCATCATggggttgttttgatgaaaatatgtgttgtcttgaaccatttttcataGAAGTTGATCTATAACTAAGGATATATGATTTTGTCTGTTTGTAAAGTTTAAATGAGAGCATGAAAGATCAAAACTACCTCTTTTATCATCATATTGCCGATCTTGATTATTATGGGTTGCTTAAAGGCATGAATTTTCTATACGAAAAATTAATGGGTGAATGCTTGATAAATGATCATGGTTTGGTACTGTTTTTGACATGTTGAGAATATGTTTTCATATGATAAATGTTTGTTTCGTCAAATTAACACCTTCTTTGGATTTTTAAAGAAATTACAAAGATGAGGTGACCttctattgattttataattGGGAGGAGAATGTTTTGATGAAGGTTTTGAATGAAAGATTTATTGCATAACTGTCTCTCGTCTGATGTTTAAAAGCGAGGGTGGTCACTAATATGATAATAAGTGGAAAAGGGCTACAGATTGATATGATGTGATTTGATTGACTTACAAGTCAAGGCATGACAATACCCGGTGATTACACGCCCTTAACAAGATAAGTATTGAATGTTGTGAAAGTATGGATCATGtttgttttaaagaactaaaaactgggcttaagagagctagtaggttatccgaagaaggcgtttgagtgtaagggcttatCGCTAGAAACTATAGTTGTCGATGCTGGTCTTAtaatattgtatcctacatggaaggataataaaaatgattaggacatctcacatgtGGGGGATTCCTACGGTgtgctcacatggggggtatTACCATCTCCAAATCCTGACGGCTACTTAAATTGGAGGCTCGACGGTTGAGTCAAAGGCAGGTTCcacatagcccgtggaatttcaaatttgtagggtgtaccgactagttcagaagaataacaaagagtgagtcaagaACTGTTTCGAAATTTATAAATATGCCCAAGTATTTTTACTTTCATGATGTTCACTATTTCCACGATATGCTCTAATCTATTTTGCATAATAACATTATTAcctttgagttgtttcacataccagtacatatgtattgaccccttatatttcagggtctgaggcacAGTCCAGGGGTCCCGTTAAATcgtaagattgtcaaattgaagAGTAcagttggtaagccttctttCTTTCGGAAAGCCTGTTGCTAGAATgttgttttgaaattttaatttttgggtctgacttggggtcttgtcccagttaTAGACAAATTGTTATAATCAGATGAATTAAAGATTTCACAAACAGTGATGGATATTGTCTAGGTGTTTTATTGACTTCATGTCGTATTGTTAAATTGAAATTAtattatgaccatgattccgtttgtTTACTTCTGCATTTCTTTTTACCGAATGTGAATGGAGTTCGTGATTGCCAGATAGTAAAGAGGCACCTGGACCTCCATGGTTCGGGATAcctgtcacggccagggccccgatttgggtcgtgacaaacttgatatcagagcccgGTTCCTGGTCACAGAGTGTCTGTGAAATTGCATCGCGTAAAGTcctgtttatgggtatgtagcgtgccacacctATAAATGGGAGGATACAGGGAGTTTAGGGATGTCTCGcttctttcatgatttagttcgttcCATAGAGTCTGTATGTCCTCTAATTAATGATTTCTTGTGTTACAGAAAGTTACCATGCCTCCCCATAAAATCAATGAACAATAGGCTCAGGCTGAGGATGtccgtcccactcatgggatgcaGACCCTCAACAGAGCCCGCACTTCAGAGTTTGTCCCTACTCCACGAGTCCCTCCGGTTctgaccagtccacctcgggctccgcGGACCAATGTTAACCGTAACCAGCCTCCCAAGAGAGGTTTAAAATGCTGAGTTCAAACAGTCCATCCATATGATTACATAGTTGGTAGCCTCTTAGATCCGTCGGTCTGAAGATGTGGGTTCTGTATTGGGTTCTTCTGAGACTACCCGAGTGGGTTAGTTCATGAGACTGAACCCCCTTATATTTActggtacaaaggttgaggaggacccccaagggttcattgatgagttggaaaaaatttTCAGAGTGATGCACGTGCATGAGGTTGAAGGTGTGGAGTTGGCAGCCTATCAACTGAAAGAGGTGGCAAATGAATGGGATAATGAGCGGGAGGATTCAAAGGATGGTGATGCTGAGCCTTCTGTGTGGGGGCGactttgtggaagctttcctggaACGATTCTTTCCCTTGGAACTGAGGGAGTCCAAGgatgaagagtttatgaacttgaaacaaggGAAGATGAGCATCAAGGAGTACACCCTGAAATTCAACcagttgtcccattatgctcTGGAGTTGACAAGCAACATGAGGGCCCATATGAGAAAATTTGCATTCGGTCTCTCggatgatttggtgttagagtgcAAAGGAGCGATGTTGAACATAGACATGGATTTCTCTAGGTTGtctgttcatatgcaacaggtagaggaACAGAAGAAAAGGGTGGCGGAGGCAAGAGAGAAAGATAAGCAGGCCAAGGGGGCCAAATCTGCAGACCAGAATGACAGGCAGCACCAGGGTGGAAAAAATTGGGGTAACAAATGGGCGcagaaattttttttgtagtaATACCCAATCTTCAGCTAGCGTCCCTGTGTCTAGACCTCCAATTGATCAAGGGTTTCAGAATTTTCAGCCTAACAACAGATCCGAAATGCAGGGTACTCAGTCACAGGGGAGTGTGGCCTAGTCTTATAGGCAGTATCCTCGTATTGGTAATTGCGAAAGAAATTATCCAGGGAGATGTTATCTCGATGGTAAAGTGTGTTATGCGTGTGGTCGGCCCAGGCATCTTCAGAGGGATTTCCCGATAGTGAGAGGTAGTACTAAGTCTCAAACTAATTCCTCAGTGCACCACCACCTCCTAAGGGTGCTACTTCCACTTCTAGGGGTGGTCGCAACAGATTGTATGCCTTGACTAATCTCCAAGAGGCAGAGGCTTCACCAGATGTAGTCatgggtatgttacaaattttctcccgtgatgtgtatgtgttacttaATCCTGGGTTTACCTTGTCTTATGTTATCCCATTTATTGCAATTAGttttggctccattcgtgctatgccactcTAGATTGTAGAACCAAAAAGGTCACCTTCTCTTTTTTGAACGAACCAGTAGtagagtgggaggggtattctttagcaccAAATGGAAAATTTATCTCCTATCTCAGAGCCCGCAAACTaatatctaagggttgtttgtatcatttgaTTCGGGTAAAAGATTCTAATACTAACCGTCCTTCCCTCCAGTCTGTTCCTGTAGTTAAcgaatttttgaaagattttcctgatgatcttccaaggatacctcctgatagggagatagattttggcattgacttaTTGACTGACACCCGTCCTATTTCTAtcctgccatacagaatggtTCTTGCAGgattgaaaaagttgaaagaataATTCAAGGATCTTTTTGACAAAggctttattcgtcctagtgtttctccccgAGGTGCACCCGTACtcttcgtgtgcaagaaagatggttccctccatATGTGCATAGACTGGCATCaactgaataaggtcactgttaagaacaaataccctcttcctaaaattgatgatcgctttgaccaacttcaaggagctaggtgtttctcaaagatagaccttcatttggggtatcatcaattgaaggttagggaggcagCTATTCCTAAAATAGTTTTCCGAACCCAATATGGCCATTATGAAATCTTAGTCATATTCTTCGGATTGACTAACACCCctacagctttcatagacctaatgaatagggtgttccgtcagtttttagatctattgccatagttttcattgatgacattttgatttattctaagagtgaggaagatcatgTCAACCACCTCCGAGTCattcttcagaccctcaaagatcataggttgtatgcaaaattttccaaatgtgaattctggcttagtgctattactttcttggggcatattgtgtctagtgaaggaattaaggttgacccccaaaagattgatgcagtgagaaaatgggttagacccacgactccaactggtgttcgaagcttcttgggtttggcagggtattaccggcggtttgtagaaagtttttccttcatagctgctccacttactaggTTCAtacagaaaaaagtaaaatttgtgtggtctgactccaGTGAGAATAGTTGTGAGAAAttaaaagacaagttgactactgcaccagttttgacccttcctgagggtacagagggttttgttgtatac comes from Capsicum annuum cultivar UCD-10X-F1 chromosome 2, UCD10Xv1.1, whole genome shotgun sequence and encodes:
- the LOC107858513 gene encoding lipid phosphate phosphatase epsilon 2, chloroplastic isoform X2 — translated: MVSKWLVAAVFCIILLWRHDTEAIWAASGSVLNAWLSTVLKRILNQERPVSTIRSDPGMPSSHAQSIFYTLMFCIVSMVEYFGLNGITAVMSALIFAIGSYLSWLRVSQQLHTISQVAVGAALGFSFSVFWFWLWDAIVLKVYLSNLWVQLIIVLGTATICVCFLLYVFRYWVLEQN